From one Mytilus edulis chromosome 1, xbMytEdul2.2, whole genome shotgun sequence genomic stretch:
- the LOC139497919 gene encoding uncharacterized 37.6 kDa protein in cld 5'region-like isoform X4, whose amino-acid sequence MWSTKCERLSLFQNRLIILIVIAFIIMHLMFYLTDEKLKTPERKSWEKVQYDKKFVLVTGGAGFVGHHVIMRLKQDNINVIGTDNFNDYYNVSLKYLRSNISGVVQHVDVCDLKKMTEIIATKKITHVIHLAAQAGVRYSLTNPQAYVKSNVECFVQLLETLKNTGIPLIYASSSSVYGKNTNIPFSEDHPVVQPASLYAATKRENELLAHVYWNLYKQRSVGLRFFTVYGPLGRPDMAYFSFAKNIFKGLPIPVFNFGKLSRDFTYIDDIVNGIIKCIDVKYDYEILNLGRGEPQSLMQFIKTIEDIAGKKAVLDFKEMVKGDVLVTYADVSKAKASIGYNPNVSLKDGLTRFISWYKLYSNQPK is encoded by the coding sequence ATGTGGTCTACTAAATGTGAAAGATTGAGCTTGTTTCAAAACCGTCTTATTATTTTAATAGTTATTGCCTTCATTATAATGCATTTGATGTTTTATCTAACCGATGAAAAGCTCAAAACTCCAGAAAGAAAAAGCTGGGAAAAAGTACAATACGACAAAAAGTTTGTCTTGGTTACTGGTGGTGCAGGATTCGTTGGACATCATGTGATAATGCGGTTGAAACAAGACAACATTAATGTCATAGGAACAGACAATTTCAATGACTACTACAACGTTTCTCTTAAATATTTACGCTCAAATATATCCGGTGTTGTCCAGCATGTCGATGTATGTGACTTGAAAAAGATGACAGAAATTATTGCTACTAAAAAGATAACTCATGTGATACATTTAGCAGCTCAAGCTGGAGTGCGTTATTCATTAACAAATCCACAAGCATATGTCAAGTCAAACGTAGAATGTTTTGTGCAGTTACTAGAAACATTAAAAAACACTGGTATCCCGCTTATATATGCATCTTCGTCTTCGGTTTATGGTAAAAACACTAACATACCATTTTCAGAAGACCATCCCGTTGTACAACCAGCGTCGTTGTACGCAGCCACCAAACGCGAGAATGAGTTACTTGCCCATGTTTATTGGAATTTGTACAAACAACGCTCAGTTGGATTACGTTTCTTTACGGTTTATGGACCATTAGGAAGGCCAGATATGGCATATTTCTCATTTGCAAAGAACATTTTCAAGGGTCTACCTATTCCAGTTTTTAACTTTGGAAAGTTATCCCGAGATTTCACTTATATTGATGACATTGTTAACGGCATTATTAAGTGTATTGATGTAAAATATgattatgaaattttgaatttggGAAGAGGAGAACCCCAGAGTTTAATGCAGTTTATAAAGACTATTGAAGACATTGCTGGGAAAAAGGCcgttttagattttaaagaaatGGTGAAAGGAGATGTGTTAGTTACATACGCAGACGTTTCTAAAGCCAAAGCTTCTATAGGATATAACCCGAATGTATCATTAAAAGATGGTTTGACACGCTTTATTTCATGGTATAAGTTGTATTCGAACCAACCCAAATGA
- the LOC139497919 gene encoding uncharacterized 37.6 kDa protein in cld 5'region-like isoform X3 → MSAVGGLPEFLASISWHDTINEGIKVKLECRKMWSTKCERLSLFQNRLIILIVIAFIIMHLMFYLTDEKLKTPERKSWEKVQYDKKFVLVTGGAGFVGHHVIMRLKQDNINVIGTDNFNDYYNVSLKYLRSNISGVVQHVDVCDLKKMTEIIATKKITHVIHLAAQAGVRYSLTNPQAYVKSNVECFVQLLETLKNTGIPLIYASSSSVYGKNTNIPFSEDHPVVQPASLYAATKRENELLAHVYWNLYKQRSVGLRFFTVYGPLGRPDMAYFSFAKNIFKGLPIPVFNFGKLSRDFTYIDDIVNGIIKCIDVKYDYEILNLGRGEPQSLMQFIKTIEDIAGKKAVLDFKEMVKGDVLVTYADVSKAKASIGYNPNVSLKDGLTRFISWYKLYSNQPK, encoded by the exons ATGAGTGCCGTAGGAGGTCTACCGGAATTTTTAGCTAGCATTTCTTGGCATG ACACAATTAATGAAGGAATTAAAGTGAAGCTTGAATGCAGGAAGATGTGGTCTACTAAATGTGAAAGATTGAGCTTGTTTCAAAACCGTCTTATTATTTTAATAGTTATTGCCTTCATTATAATGCATTTGATGTTTTATCTAACCGATGAAAAGCTCAAAACTCCAGAAAGAAAAAGCTGGGAAAAAGTACAATACGACAAAAAGTTTGTCTTGGTTACTGGTGGTGCAGGATTCGTTGGACATCATGTGATAATGCGGTTGAAACAAGACAACATTAATGTCATAGGAACAGACAATTTCAATGACTACTACAACGTTTCTCTTAAATATTTACGCTCAAATATATCCGGTGTTGTCCAGCATGTCGATGTATGTGACTTGAAAAAGATGACAGAAATTATTGCTACTAAAAAGATAACTCATGTGATACATTTAGCAGCTCAAGCTGGAGTGCGTTATTCATTAACAAATCCACAAGCATATGTCAAGTCAAACGTAGAATGTTTTGTGCAGTTACTAGAAACATTAAAAAACACTGGTATCCCGCTTATATATGCATCTTCGTCTTCGGTTTATGGTAAAAACACTAACATACCATTTTCAGAAGACCATCCCGTTGTACAACCAGCGTCGTTGTACGCAGCCACCAAACGCGAGAATGAGTTACTTGCCCATGTTTATTGGAATTTGTACAAACAACGCTCAGTTGGATTACGTTTCTTTACGGTTTATGGACCATTAGGAAGGCCAGATATGGCATATTTCTCATTTGCAAAGAACATTTTCAAGGGTCTACCTATTCCAGTTTTTAACTTTGGAAAGTTATCCCGAGATTTCACTTATATTGATGACATTGTTAACGGCATTATTAAGTGTATTGATGTAAAATATgattatgaaattttgaatttggGAAGAGGAGAACCCCAGAGTTTAATGCAGTTTATAAAGACTATTGAAGACATTGCTGGGAAAAAGGCcgttttagattttaaagaaatGGTGAAAGGAGATGTGTTAGTTACATACGCAGACGTTTCTAAAGCCAAAGCTTCTATAGGATATAACCCGAATGTATCATTAAAAGATGGTTTGACACGCTTTATTTCATGGTATAAGTTGTATTCGAACCAACCCAAATGA
- the LOC139497919 gene encoding uncharacterized 37.6 kDa protein in cld 5'region-like isoform X2: MEWLTSLVVCKYCRRSRAQTTHRQTDTINEGIKVKLECRKMWSTKCERLSLFQNRLIILIVIAFIIMHLMFYLTDEKLKTPERKSWEKVQYDKKFVLVTGGAGFVGHHVIMRLKQDNINVIGTDNFNDYYNVSLKYLRSNISGVVQHVDVCDLKKMTEIIATKKITHVIHLAAQAGVRYSLTNPQAYVKSNVECFVQLLETLKNTGIPLIYASSSSVYGKNTNIPFSEDHPVVQPASLYAATKRENELLAHVYWNLYKQRSVGLRFFTVYGPLGRPDMAYFSFAKNIFKGLPIPVFNFGKLSRDFTYIDDIVNGIIKCIDVKYDYEILNLGRGEPQSLMQFIKTIEDIAGKKAVLDFKEMVKGDVLVTYADVSKAKASIGYNPNVSLKDGLTRFISWYKLYSNQPK, encoded by the exons ATGGAATGGCTGACCAGTTTAGTTGTTTGCAAATACTGTAGGAGATCCCGTGCCCAAACCACCCACCGGCAAACAG ACACAATTAATGAAGGAATTAAAGTGAAGCTTGAATGCAGGAAGATGTGGTCTACTAAATGTGAAAGATTGAGCTTGTTTCAAAACCGTCTTATTATTTTAATAGTTATTGCCTTCATTATAATGCATTTGATGTTTTATCTAACCGATGAAAAGCTCAAAACTCCAGAAAGAAAAAGCTGGGAAAAAGTACAATACGACAAAAAGTTTGTCTTGGTTACTGGTGGTGCAGGATTCGTTGGACATCATGTGATAATGCGGTTGAAACAAGACAACATTAATGTCATAGGAACAGACAATTTCAATGACTACTACAACGTTTCTCTTAAATATTTACGCTCAAATATATCCGGTGTTGTCCAGCATGTCGATGTATGTGACTTGAAAAAGATGACAGAAATTATTGCTACTAAAAAGATAACTCATGTGATACATTTAGCAGCTCAAGCTGGAGTGCGTTATTCATTAACAAATCCACAAGCATATGTCAAGTCAAACGTAGAATGTTTTGTGCAGTTACTAGAAACATTAAAAAACACTGGTATCCCGCTTATATATGCATCTTCGTCTTCGGTTTATGGTAAAAACACTAACATACCATTTTCAGAAGACCATCCCGTTGTACAACCAGCGTCGTTGTACGCAGCCACCAAACGCGAGAATGAGTTACTTGCCCATGTTTATTGGAATTTGTACAAACAACGCTCAGTTGGATTACGTTTCTTTACGGTTTATGGACCATTAGGAAGGCCAGATATGGCATATTTCTCATTTGCAAAGAACATTTTCAAGGGTCTACCTATTCCAGTTTTTAACTTTGGAAAGTTATCCCGAGATTTCACTTATATTGATGACATTGTTAACGGCATTATTAAGTGTATTGATGTAAAATATgattatgaaattttgaatttggGAAGAGGAGAACCCCAGAGTTTAATGCAGTTTATAAAGACTATTGAAGACATTGCTGGGAAAAAGGCcgttttagattttaaagaaatGGTGAAAGGAGATGTGTTAGTTACATACGCAGACGTTTCTAAAGCCAAAGCTTCTATAGGATATAACCCGAATGTATCATTAAAAGATGGTTTGACACGCTTTATTTCATGGTATAAGTTGTATTCGAACCAACCCAAATGA
- the LOC139497919 gene encoding uncharacterized protein isoform X1 yields the protein MIRAMCSSSTCRKIAQTIWIPYIMCGFLLLYITYSPTNHIQIFQRQEIKLDNGVVEQYTTTQTKSPIDEQRDHIVMGILSANGKQRFRDTQRKTWIKAMLRMQHILPFKITYKFLLDEPSSESIAENALNHDIVYLNVTNHGRAVKFGEKMYIWWKYVHTVYPDALLGGRIDDDAFLCVPQVFYRLDSIKSSNLYYGWRHGKSRQINRDNRVDEMFLFLGRDLMSSISKRHYCGLAKCKNKDDLIDIDFGDTSLAEWLSIYSDKVNFISDNDRIVQCGANSHAIYKKYLKPGFCLKQLVFHKSTYEMIELLQSYNDFAFMEKSKVEQSIKMDVSERTIISGVSGSIFSGDVVRKVPQFSIDKTTTLFSNESDAKICDNWAVVTTIHQPSNSVRNVAKHPSWCVVIVADVTTPSEDAYLKSVVNDENKSRVIYLSINRQKTLYPLLSEVIPVKHFGRKNIGYMFAIHHKAKYIWDFDDDNNGVFDLNEIERLTKGESVTVCNDKGSKLFNPYPYFGVSETRVWPRGFPLESIKDNKTIPQICDTKVSVKVGAIQCLANEQPDVDAIYRFTRNVPFNFSATKETHKPFVVPKQTFSPFNAQATLWTSSAFKYMALPISINGRVSDIWRSYIAQYFFYRSDLRLAFSVPYVVQERNIHSISGDFNAELDIYEKVGALFNLVMNLKDDNLVSVYENLYSRHFIEKSDLTFIKVWMETFLKVTGSNV from the coding sequence atgattCGAGCAATGTGTTCTTCAAGTACGTGTCGGAAAATTGCGCAAACAATATGGATTCCGTATATTATGTGTGGATTTCTCTTGCTCTATATTACATATTCTCCCACTAATCATATACAGATATTTCAAAGACAAGAAATCAAATTAGACAATGGAGTTGTTGAGCAATATACTACTACACAAACCAAATCTCCAATCGACGAACAACGTGATCATATTGTGATGGGAATATTGAGTGCAAACGGAAAACAACGTTTTCGAGACACTCAAAGAAAAACTTGGATAAAAGCAATGCTTCGTATGCAACATATATTGCCATTTAAAATAACTTATAAGTTTTTACTAGACGAGCCATCTTCTGAGTCAATTGCAGAAAATGCATTAAATCATGACATTGTATATCTGAATGTAACAAATCATGGACGAGCGGTAAAATTTGGAGAAAAGATGTACATATGGTGGAAATATGTTCATACAGTATATCCTGACGCTCTCCTTGGAGGAAGAATAGACGACGATGCATTTTTGTGTGTTCCACAGGTATTCTATAGACTAGATAGCATAAAGTCGAGTAATCTGTACTATGGCTGGAGGCATGGAAAATCAAGACAAATAAATAGGGACAACAGAGTAGACgaaatgtttctatttttaggACGTGATCTTATGTCCAGTATTTCTAAAAGACATTACTGTGGTCTGGCTAAATGCAAAAATAAAGATGACTTAATTGACATAGACTTTGGGGATACTTCCCTTGCAGAATGGCTGTCTATATACAGTGATAAGGTTAATTTTATTTCTGATAATGACAGAATAGTACAGTGCGGAGCGAACTCCCACGCTATTtacaagaaatatttaaaacctgGTTTTTGTCTCAAACAGTTGGTTTTTCACAAATCGACCTATGAAATGATAGAACTTCTACAATCATACAACGACTTTGCATTTATGGAGAAAAGCAAAGTTGAACAATCCATTAAAATGGATGTTTCTGAACGAACAATTATAAGTGGTGTGTCTGGGTCTATATTTTCTGGAGACGTGGTAAGAAAAGTTCCCCAATTTAGTATAGATAAGACGACCACACTATTTTCAAACGAAAGTGACGCTAAAATCTGTGATAATTGGGCTGTGGTTACTACCATTCATCAGCCATCTAACTCGGTACGAAATGTAGCAAAACACCCCTCCTGGTGTGTCGTTATTGTAGCAGATGTGACGACGCCCTCGGAAGACGCTTATTTGAAAAGTGTTGTAAATGACGAAAATAAAAGTAGAGTTATATACTTATCGATTAACAGACAAAAAACTTTATATCCGTTATTATCAGAGGTTATCCCAGTAAAACATTTTGGGAGGAAAAATATCGGATACATGTTCGCTATTCACCACAAAGCAAAGTATATTTGGGACTTTGACGACGACAATAATGGAGTATTTGATTTAAACGAGATTGAAAGATTAACCAAAGGAGAATCGGTCACAGTTTGTAATGACAAAGGAAGTAAATTATTCAATCCATATCCTTATTTTGGAGTATCTGAAACACGTGTATGGCCAAGAGGTTTTCCCTTGGAGTCCATCAAAGATAATAAAACGATACCACAGATATGCGACACAAAAGTTTCCGTAAAAGTTGGTGCAATACAGTGTCTTGCTAACGAACAACCGGATGTTGATGCTATTTATAGATTTACCCGAAATGTCCCATTTAACTTTTCAGCAACTAAAGAAACGCATAAGCCATTTGTTGTtccaaaacaaacattttcccCCTTCAATGCGCAAGCCACGTTGTGGACGTCGTCAGCATTCAAATATATGGCGTTACCGATAAGTATAAATGGCCGTGTTAGCGATATATGGAGAAGTTATATagcacaatattttttttatcggtCTGACTTAAGACTAGCCTTTTCTGTGCCATATGTTGTACAAGAGAGAAATATTCATTCAATATCTGGAGATTTTAATGCAGAGCTGGATATTTACGAAAAAGTGGGTGCTCTTTTTAATCTTGTGATGAACTTGAAAGATGATAATCTTGTTTCCGTTTATGAAAATCTTTATAGtagacattttattgaaaaaagtgacCTTACTTTTATAAAGGTATGGATGGAAACATTCCTTAAGGTCACTGGCAGTAATGTATGA